CTGGTAATTCAATAATAGTTGCCATAATATCTTCTCGTCTTTCTAATGTCCCTATTATACCATAAAGACCGAGCGTTTGAGAGAATGGAGAGGCGTGATACAGAGCTCGAATCATGCAAAAAGAAACTTCGCTCTTCTAGTTTATGGGTTCCGGTATCAACACCACTTTTCTGACTAGACTTGCCAGAATCGGGTATCCATCACTACATCAAGCTCCTATTACTACTATAGTGGATTGAGAACTGAACACGGACTAAGAGCTGTGTAAAAAAGATAGATTTCCTTGTGTTCATCGAACACATCGTCAATCTCCTATCTTACCGTAGCTGTTACGAGCTTGCTCGTTCTACAGATACGGATGCCCTAAGGGTATACTTTGCTCTTGACGTCCTTTGTATCTTATGAAGGAATAAGACAAGGCAAGGAGCTACAGATAGAACTAGCGTTCATCAAAGCGACTTAACGATGTCTTAACCTTTATTCAATTCACTATTATTCCGATAAAAAAGGCTGGATTTGTATTCCAACCTTGACTCATTTATATATTCGTTTTTTCACCACGGTATTCCCTTGATTTTTTGGTAGATACGATGCCAAAATACAAAGGAAATTCCTACTAATAGTAGCCCTACAATAGGAAATAGCAAACGATAGCCAACCCCTGCTCTCATGAGCTCTACTACTAAGGCAAGAACGCTGATTAAGCCCGCAGCAATCAAAACATAAAATAACTTTTGAAAAGAGCGCATGATTTTCTGATCCATATTCGTCTCCTTTTGTGAAAGTATGTTTATGATAGCATCTATTTAATAGAATTGCAAACTACTATTTCCTCAAACCTTGGTTAATAGCTCTCACCTGCTTTTTCATATTATGGTAATTGATGAAAAAAATGATAACATAGATGATAACAAAAATTATTTCAAAAAACAGCAGCCAAGTGAGATTAAGAGGAAACCAGCCTGCTAGTAAGCCGAGCAATGTAAAGCCGACTGCGGTTAGAAGAAAATGCACCACCGTCATCTTGACCAAGCTCCAATCTTGCTTGAAAATTCGATCCACAATTTGAAATAATAGACCAATAGTCGCCCAGATAAGGGCTGAAATCAGCATGACTTCTACCAAATTAAAATGTTGCAGATAATACTGCCCCAAGGTAGATGCAGGATTGAGCGGCAGATAGGTACCGTGTCCAAAAATAGCGGACATCAACAGCGAGATACTTAGGCCAATGGTAATGCCAATACTTGCAGAATAAAGATAGGGTTTCATAAGTTCAATGCCTCCTTGATACGTTTTAGATAGCGGCGTGAGGAATAGGTAACAGTCTTATTTTTTAAAACAATTTTCACCAATCCATTTGGGGTCAATTGCAGGTGTTCTATCTGTCGCAGATTGATGATTTCCGATTGTGAGATTTGCAGAAAATATTCAGGTACGATTTCCTTGACCTGATACAATCGAAGAGAAGATTGGTAGCAAGTTTCCCTTGCTGTGACTTGAAGCACACGATTTTCTACATAAATTGTATCAATCTCACTCCATTCAAGAAGATAAATTGCCTCTCCTTTTTTCACCGTTAGATTCGTCTGCCCTTTGTCTAGGTCTTTGGCATAGGCAATCAAATCAGATATTTCCGATGTCATAAAACGTGCTTCAATCTTGACCTGATCCTCTGTAAAAGCTGAATCGATAGTTACTCTGACTTTCATATAGACTCCTTTCCTGTCTTTATTAAACCGTATTCGTGAGTAGATTTCAATAGCCTTTGCTCATGTGGTTATTTTAGATACCTATTCGGTTGTTATCTATATAATAATTTGATTTTGTATAGAAATAGATGGTATACTAAAGAAAAATGGTTTAGGAGGAATGTCATATGAAAAAATTATCTTCCCTAGTTCTAGTGATTGCTTGCGTGTTTGCTACAAGGGACATCTCAACAACATCCATAAAAGCAGATGAGCCTGACTTTTCTAACTCAACCATTGCTCATTCAAACCATACTCATCTTCACCGATTAACCAGAGATGACCAGTTTGGACCCATCACCGTCCGCTTAACCATCTATGTAGAACTTTACACGAATGGTTCTTTCCGTCAAATCAATGCCATTCATAACCACTATTTGGAAGTTTTTTCTACTTCCTCCCCTCAACTCAGGGCAAAAATTCCCGATGATGCCTGTGTGAGCGTATGGTCCTCAACTGACTTCCCATCTACTACTCTCCTATATGCCTACAATGCCACACTCTTTTCAAGACTGACTTCCCCAAATAAAAAACTCCAAAAGGAATTAGACGATGCTCACTTCCATAAGATAGAGAGACAACTTTACCGCCGCTCAATCAATCAAAACGGACGATTTAAGCTCTATTAAGCCTTATGAAACTAAGAGACACGTTGATTATCTGAGCTTCTATCATCATCGGTGCTATTATGATTAGCCAAGCAATCCTAATCGGACTCGATTATGTCGCTAACATGATATTTTATACTCGTTGACTAATACTCTATTACTATCAAAATTTCGATACTTTATCAGATGGTGTAGGCGCAAGCAACCTCCTGCTAAATGTTGATTCTAAGATCTCAAAATTTCCGTTAGGTTTGGGACAAAGAGAGTTTGATTTTTGAAATTCTTTATCATCAATTCTTTAATTAAACATAAAAAGCGAACAGTATAGGATTCTGAGTATCAGAAAACTAGTTTTGTTCGCTTTTTATATTTAGGGTTGAACTGTTGTCACAGCCTCCTTATACCAATTTCTTCAATTCAGCTAAGGCATTCATAGCTTCAAGCGGAGTCATGGTGTAGACGTCTAACTTCTCTAATTGTTCTAGTGCTGGATGTGGGGCGGAAAAGAGGTCCATTTGACCGACAGGAGGTTGAAAAGACACTTCTTCTGCTCTCTGCGGTAGCTGGGTTTGATTTTCTAGGGATTGTAAAATAGTGTCTGCCCGCTGCAAGAGAGCGTCTGGCATACCCGCAATTTTAGCCACATGAATTCCATAAGACTTATCAGCAGGTCCTGAAGCAATCTTGTGCAAGAAGGTCACTTGACCATTGTGTTCTAAGGTAGATACATGGACATTTTCTAAATGTGCCAAGGTTTCACTCAACTCTGTCAATTCATGGTAATGGGTAGCAAACAAGGTCTTTGCTCCGATGCGATCATGAATGTATTCGATAATCGATTGAGCCAAGGCCATTCCATCATAGGTTGCCGTTCCACGCCCTAATTCATCAAAGAGAATCAAGGACTGTTCACTCGCTAAACGAATGGCTTTATTGGCTTCCATCATTTCGACCATAAAGGTTGACTGGCCACTAACCAAATCATCTGCCGCTCCGATTCGGGTAAAAATTGCATCAAAAATCGGTAAGGTAACAACCTCTGCTGGCACATAGGAGCCCATTTGCGCCATGATGACAATCATGCCTAGCTGGCGCATATAGGTTGATTTACCACTCATATTCGGACCTGTAATCAACTGCATATTGGTCGCTTCATCAAGGACAATGGAGTTAGGAATATAGGTCTGCTTGCCCATCACTTTTTCAACAACAGCATGACGCCCTTGTTCAATGGTTAATTGACGCGTATCCGTAAACTGAGGGCATACATAGCGCTGGTTTTCTGCCACAACAGCAAAGGATTGCAGTACATCAATCGTCGCAATAGTCCGCGCTAGCCGTTGCAGGCGGCTGATGTATTTTTCCACTTCTTGTCGAATCCGCATGAAAATCTCATACTCCAGATGAGCCGATTTATCACGTGCCTCGAGCATTTGTCCTTCAATCTTAGCCAACTCTTCTGTCCCATAGCGCTCTGAATTTTTCAAGGTTGCCTTACGGAAGAAATGGTCTGGGACATGATTCAAATTTGAATTGGTTACGTGGAAATAGTAGCCATCTTTTTTATTGTAATCAATTTTTAGATTGTTAATACCTGAATTGGCTCGCTCCTTGGCTTCTATTTCAGCAATCCAGCCAGTCCCTTCACGCATGACAAGACGGTATTGATCCAAGGTAGCATCAAACCCTGTCTTGATAATATTTCCATCTGTAATCGCCCCTTGGGCATCGGGGGCAATCGCTTCACTAATCAAGGCATGAAGCTCAGGAATGGCATCTAAACTTGAAATCAAGGGAGTAAGAGTAGGCTCATCTATCTGCTCTAAAATCATCCGGATTGCAGGCACATTCGACAAAGTCTGAGAAAGTTGTAGCAAGTCCTTCGGTAGAGTTTTACCAAAGGAAACCCGACTAGCCAAGCGCTCAATATCATAAACCCCTTTTAAACTCTCGACCAAATCGCTTCGTTCAAAGAAATAATCCAAGAAAACCTGCACCACACGTTGACGCGATTCGATTTTTGTACGGTCAATTAGGGGGCGGTCAATCCATGAGCGCAGCAAACGCAAGCCCATGGCAGTTTTGGTTTCATCCAAAAGCCAGTAAAGACTGCCGTGTTTCTTCCCTGTTCGCGCATTTTCCAACAGATCAAGACTCGATTTGGTTGCATAATCCATCTGCAAATAATCCTTGATTTCATAATGCTGTACCTTTTGCAAATGGACCAAATCCCGTAACTGTGTCCGTAAGACATAGCTCAGGAGTTTGCCAGCTACATTTTTTTCAATTGCAATTAAAGATGGATCAAGCAACTGCGTATCATCTGCTACTGTATCCTCATGAGATAAGAGAAGATTCATTTGAGATGTCAGAACCTGCTCCTCTTCCTCCGACAAAGAATAGCCAATGACCAATTCACGCGCACGAAGGTTACGAATTTCACCGCACAAGGTCATAAAATCATCTAGGCTGGTCACAAAAAACTGCCCTGTTGCCACATCCATATAAGACAAGGCATAGGTCACACCTTGGCGATCGATTGCCACCAAAAAGTTACTTTCAGAGCCGATTTTTGACGAGTCCACAACCGTCCCAGGTGTAATAATCTGAACAACTTCACGTTTCACGACACCAACAGCAGTCTTAGGGTCTTCCACCTGTTCAGCAATTGCGACCTTATGTCCCAAATCAACCAGAGTATCAATGTACTGCTGAGCTGCATGATAGGGAACGCCCGCCATCGGAATAGGATTTTCCGCATTGCGGTTGCGACTGGTCAAAGTTAATTCCAAAATCTGCGCTGCCTCTACAGCATCATCATAAAATAATTCATAGAAATCCCCCATGCGAAATAGCAAAAAAGCATCTGGATAGTTTGCTTTTATATCCAGATACTGTTGCATGCCGGGTGAAATTTTTTCTTTTGCCATCTCATCCCTCTCAATCCAAGTACGATTTTATCTCAGCTTCTACCTGCTTAGCCGCTACTTCATCACGACAAATAACCAGCAGAGTATCGGCTCCTGCTAAGGTTCCTAAAATCGTAGTCGGTTTTTCAATATCAATAATATTGGCCATCAAGGCTGCTTCACCCAATTCTGAATGCAAAACCAAAATAAAACTCGCACGCTCCACCTTATAGGCATATTTAGCCAATAATTGAGTAAAGGTCATTTCCTCTTGTTGGATTGGTAAGGCATAATAGGAACTGCCATTTTCATGCATTTTAACAAGACCCAATTCACGCAAATCACGGGATAAGGTGGTCTGGGTCACAGAAATGCCATGTCGAGCAAGGCCCTGTTGTATCTCTGCCTGTGTCCGAATCTTTTCTTCACGAATCATAGTTTGAATCAATTCTTGTCTTTGTATTTTATTCACTCGTCTACCTCAAACTGTATATTGTATGAATAGTATAACAAATTTTAGCTGTTTTCTCATGCGTAACATCAGAAATATGTTAAAATAGAATGAATAACTCTGGAGGTTTATTATGA
Above is a window of Streptococcus sp. zg-86 DNA encoding:
- a CDS encoding DUF3021 domain-containing protein translates to MKPYLYSASIGITIGLSISLLMSAIFGHGTYLPLNPASTLGQYYLQHFNLVEVMLISALIWATIGLLFQIVDRIFKQDWSLVKMTVVHFLLTAVGFTLLGLLAGWFPLNLTWLLFFEIIFVIIYVIIFFINYHNMKKQVRAINQGLRK
- a CDS encoding LytTR family DNA-binding domain-containing protein gives rise to the protein MKVRVTIDSAFTEDQVKIEARFMTSEISDLIAYAKDLDKGQTNLTVKKGEAIYLLEWSEIDTIYVENRVLQVTARETCYQSSLRLYQVKEIVPEYFLQISQSEIINLRQIEHLQLTPNGLVKIVLKNKTVTYSSRRYLKRIKEALNL
- the mutS gene encoding DNA mismatch repair protein MutS, coding for MAKEKISPGMQQYLDIKANYPDAFLLFRMGDFYELFYDDAVEAAQILELTLTSRNRNAENPIPMAGVPYHAAQQYIDTLVDLGHKVAIAEQVEDPKTAVGVVKREVVQIITPGTVVDSSKIGSESNFLVAIDRQGVTYALSYMDVATGQFFVTSLDDFMTLCGEIRNLRARELVIGYSLSEEEEQVLTSQMNLLLSHEDTVADDTQLLDPSLIAIEKNVAGKLLSYVLRTQLRDLVHLQKVQHYEIKDYLQMDYATKSSLDLLENARTGKKHGSLYWLLDETKTAMGLRLLRSWIDRPLIDRTKIESRQRVVQVFLDYFFERSDLVESLKGVYDIERLASRVSFGKTLPKDLLQLSQTLSNVPAIRMILEQIDEPTLTPLISSLDAIPELHALISEAIAPDAQGAITDGNIIKTGFDATLDQYRLVMREGTGWIAEIEAKERANSGINNLKIDYNKKDGYYFHVTNSNLNHVPDHFFRKATLKNSERYGTEELAKIEGQMLEARDKSAHLEYEIFMRIRQEVEKYISRLQRLARTIATIDVLQSFAVVAENQRYVCPQFTDTRQLTIEQGRHAVVEKVMGKQTYIPNSIVLDEATNMQLITGPNMSGKSTYMRQLGMIVIMAQMGSYVPAEVVTLPIFDAIFTRIGAADDLVSGQSTFMVEMMEANKAIRLASEQSLILFDELGRGTATYDGMALAQSIIEYIHDRIGAKTLFATHYHELTELSETLAHLENVHVSTLEHNGQVTFLHKIASGPADKSYGIHVAKIAGMPDALLQRADTILQSLENQTQLPQRAEEVSFQPPVGQMDLFSAPHPALEQLEKLDVYTMTPLEAMNALAELKKLV
- the argR gene encoding arginine repressor; amino-acid sequence: MNKIQRQELIQTMIREEKIRTQAEIQQGLARHGISVTQTTLSRDLRELGLVKMHENGSSYYALPIQQEEMTFTQLLAKYAYKVERASFILVLHSELGEAALMANIIDIEKPTTILGTLAGADTLLVICRDEVAAKQVEAEIKSYLD